GCTCGGGTGGACCGTTCGGACCCGGTGGACCGTTCGGACCCGGTGGGCCGGTCGGCTCGGCTGGGCCGGTCCAGCCCTGGCCGGGTGGAGCGCCCGCGCCCCCACGGCCCCGGGGCGGCAAGCTGGCCGTCGTCGCGCTGGCGCTGGTCGTCGTGCTGGTCGCGCTGACCGGGTGGCAGGCGTACCAGATTCACGGGCTCACCGGCCGGCTCGGTGAGCTGGACCGCAGCCAGGCCGAGGGACGGGGCAGTGCCGACACCCGGCTCGACAGTCTGGAGGCGCGGGCGGAGGACCTGGAGCGGCAGACCTTCAACCCGGAGACCATCGCGACCGCCGTGCTGCCCAGCGTCTTCCGGGTCCGGGCCGGCCCGGCCACCGGTACGGCCTTCGCCGTCGGCAAGCCGGCCGCCGGTGGCGGAGCGAACCTGTTCACCAACTTCCACGTGGTCGAGGCGCTCTGGGAGAGCGGCGGTCGGCAGGTCTTCCTGGAACGCACCGACCAGCGGTTCCCGGCCACCATCGTCGACGTGGACCGGACCAACGACGTGGCCCACCTGCGTACCACCGGCACGTTCGCCGGGCTGGTGGCGGCGACCGAGCCGGTCCGGTCCGGTCAGCAGATCGTCGTCGTCGGCGCACCGCTCGGGCTGGAGGACAGCGTGACCACGGGCGTGGTCAGCGCCTTCCGCGAGGCCGACGGCAGATCCGGGCCGGTCGTACAGTTCGACGCCCCGATCAACCCGGGCAACTCCGGCGGCCCGGTGATCAACGGGGCGAAGGAGGTCGTCGGCATCGCCACGGCCAAGGCGCGCGATGCCGAGGGCATCGGCCTCGCCGTACCGATCAAGACGGCCTGTGACGCCTTCGACATCTGCTGAGCGGTCGGCCGTCGTACCCGCGGTACCGGACGGGGCGCCACCGCGTGGCGTCCCGCGACCGGGCTCTGGCAGCGGGTGGGCCCGGTCCGGGCCGGCCGCCGCCAGGCTTTTCCGGACCGCCGTGACCCCGTAGGGACCCACCCTCTGGAGGAAGAGTTGACCCAACCACCGCTCGGGCCGCAGGGGCACCCCCAGGAACCGCCTCCCGGTCCGCAGCCGCCCCGAGGCGCCGTCTACGGCAGAGCACCCGATGCCGGCCCGCCGTCCGAGCCGCCCCCCGTTTCCGACCAGCCCGCCGCGCCGTACCACCCACCGCAGTCCGGAGCACCGATGTCCGGAGCGCCGATGTCCGGCCCACCGCAGTCCGGTCCGCCTGGCTACGGAGCGGCGAGCTACGGTCCGCCGCAGCCGGGCTCGCCGCAGTCCGGCCCGCCTGGCTACGGCCCGCCGCAGTCCGGTCCGCCTGGCTACGGCCCGCCGCAGTCCGGCCCGCCGCAGTCCGGGGCGCCGATGTCCGGTCCGCCGCAGTCCGGTCCGCCTGGCTACGGGGCGGCGCAGCCCGGGGTGCCGGGCTATGGGCCACCGATGTCCGGCCCACCGATGTCCGGCCCACCGATGTCCGGGCCACCGCCGTACGGGTCACCGATGTCCGCTCCGCCGGGGCCGTACGGGGTGCCGGCCGCACCGGCCCGGCGTGGTCGGGCCGTGCCGGTGTTGGCCGTCGTGGCCGGCCTGCTCTTCGTCTTCGGCGGGGTGATGACCGGGCTCTTCGTCGTCAAGGGCAACGAACTTGACCGTACCGAGCAGCGGCTCACCGCGACCTCCACGGACCTTGACCAGCGTAAGAAGGACATGGAGAAGCTCAACGGCGAGCTGAAGACCGCGCGGGACAAGCTGGCCGACACCGAGCAGGACCTCACCGGCACCCGCAACGACCGGGACGAACAGGCCCGGCAGAAGCGGGTCATCGCCAACTGTCTGGACAAGCTCACCACCGCCCTCAACGCGGCGGCCCGCAACGACCAGTCCGGGTTCAGCCGGGCAACCCAGGGCATGGACCAGATCTGTGACGAGGCGGAACGGTACCTCTGACACCGGTCACCGGCACCGCCCACCGGTGCTGATCGACTCGGTTGGGCTGAGGTGGCGGCATCGACCGGCCCCGGACACCGCCATTCCGCCACAACCGAGTCGATCAAGACGGCGCGGACGGACGCCCCCCTTCCGGGCGGCGCACACCGGCCCGACACCCGCCCGGCCGGCGGCGCACGCCGCGGGCATCCCGCCCGGCCGGGGGCGTGGCCGGTCAGGCGGTGCCGGCCGCGCGGCGCTGCGGTAGTGCGGTCACCCCGGGCGGCGGCAGGCCGGCGGTCGAGGCGAGCAGGGTGCACCAGGCCATCAGGTGCGGCAGGAGGTCCTCCCCGAGCGGGGTCCAGGAGGCCCGGATCTCGATGTCGCCGCCGGCGGGCGGCCCGGCCAGCTCACCGAACCGGGTCGACATGGTCTGGGTGACGGTCCCGCCGAGGGCGCGGTGCCGGGCGTCCTGCGCGTCCAGCGCGTCGGTAAGCCAGGTCCAGCCCACCCCGGGCAACAGCGGGTCGGCGGCCAGTTCGGCCTCCAGGTCGGCGGTCACGTAGGTGACCAGGCGGAGGCTGCCCTGCCAGGCCTCGTGTCCGGCCGGGTCGTGGAGCAGGATCAGCCGGCCGGTGCCCACCTCGTCGCCGTCGCGGAACACGGTGGCCGAGAGCGCGAAGGCGTACGGGGCCAGGCGCTGGGGTGCCCCCACCTCCTCGAGCACGATCTCGGCCCGGGGGGTGGCCGACCGCAGTCCGGCGACCGCGCGGGCGAAGGTCTCCGGGTACGCGAGCGGGGGGGCCATGCCGGCAGCCTATGTCGCCCGCCGTCCGGCCGCCCGGATGGCACGCCGGGTCAAGCCCACCGTGACCTGTCCCGGCCCCGCCCCTCCCGGCGGCCCCGCCCCGCTTCGGGCTCGTCGTCGGCGAGGGGGTGAGAAGGGGACCCCGCTATACCGTAAGCGTTAACAAGGGGCCCTTCCTTGCACTGGGGGTGGGGGTGGGACGATGGGGGGGATGACCACCACCGCCACGGGCGCCGACGCCCGAGACCGAGAACCCCGCCCGGCTACGACCGATTCGCCGTTCGTCCGGGCCTGCCGCCGCCAGCCGGTCCCGCACACGCCTGTCTGGTTCATGCGTCAGGCCGGACGTTCCCTGCCGGAGTACCGGGCGATCCGGGCGAACGTGGCGATGCTGGAGTCCTGCCGCCGGCCCGACCTGGTCACCGAGATCACCCTTCAGCCGGTACGCCGGCACGGGGTGGACGCGGCGATCCTGTTCAGCGACATCGTGGTGCCGGTCGCCGCGGCCGGCGTCGAGCTGGACATCGTGCCGGGCACCGGTCCGGTGGTCGCCGAGCCGGTGCGGACGGCCGCCGACGTCGAGCGGATCCGGCCGATCACGGTGGCCGACGTGTCGTACGTGGACGAGGCGGTCCGGTTGCTCGTCGCCGAGCTGGGCGACACGCCGTTGATCGGCTTCGCCGGCGCGCCCTTCACCCTGGCCAGCTACCTGGTCGAGGGCGGGCCGTCGCGGACCCACGCCAAGACCAAGGCGCTGATGTACGGCGACCCGGACCTCTGGCACGCGCTCTGCGGCCGGCTGGCCGAGGTCACCCTGGAGTTCCTGCGGGTGCAGGCCGCCGCCGGGGTCTCCGCGGTGCAGCTGTTCGACTCGTGGGCCGGCGCGTTGTCGGAGGCCGACTACCGTCGGTTCGTGCTGCCGCACTCGTCGAAGGTCCTGGCCGGGCTGGCCGACACCGGGCTGCCCCGGATCCACTTCGGGGTGGGCACCGCCGAGCTGCTCGGGGCGATGGGCGAGGCCGGCGCGGACGTGGTGGGCGTGGACTGGCGTACCCCGCTGGACATCGCCACCGGCCGGATCGGCGCCGAGCGGGCGGTGCAGGGCAACCTGGATCCGACCGTGCTGTTCGCCCCCTGGCCGGTGGTGGAGGCCGAGGTGCGGCGGATCCTGGAGCAGGGCCGGGCGGCTCCCGGGCACGTGTTCAACCTGGGCCACGGGGTGCTGCCGGAGACGGATCCCGACGTGCTGACCCGGGTGGTCGCGCTGGTGCACGAGGTCAGCGCGGGCCGGGTCGACCAGGGTCGCTGACGATGCGGCGGCCCTGG
Above is a window of Micromonospora yangpuensis DNA encoding:
- a CDS encoding DUF3000 domain-containing protein — protein: MAPPLAYPETFARAVAGLRSATPRAEIVLEEVGAPQRLAPYAFALSATVFRDGDEVGTGRLILLHDPAGHEAWQGSLRLVTYVTADLEAELAADPLLPGVGWTWLTDALDAQDARHRALGGTVTQTMSTRFGELAGPPAGGDIEIRASWTPLGEDLLPHLMAWCTLLASTAGLPPPGVTALPQRRAAGTA
- the hemE gene encoding uroporphyrinogen decarboxylase, producing MTTTATGADARDREPRPATTDSPFVRACRRQPVPHTPVWFMRQAGRSLPEYRAIRANVAMLESCRRPDLVTEITLQPVRRHGVDAAILFSDIVVPVAAAGVELDIVPGTGPVVAEPVRTAADVERIRPITVADVSYVDEAVRLLVAELGDTPLIGFAGAPFTLASYLVEGGPSRTHAKTKALMYGDPDLWHALCGRLAEVTLEFLRVQAAAGVSAVQLFDSWAGALSEADYRRFVLPHSSKVLAGLADTGLPRIHFGVGTAELLGAMGEAGADVVGVDWRTPLDIATGRIGAERAVQGNLDPTVLFAPWPVVEAEVRRILEQGRAAPGHVFNLGHGVLPETDPDVLTRVVALVHEVSAGRVDQGR
- a CDS encoding S1C family serine protease translates to MPGPGRPPSAPGQGYPAPAVPSRPPAGSAQGHPSPGHSPVPAPRSGWAAPPAAGSWPGAAPTSGTPTPGSGGPVGPGGPGGPVGSGGPFGPGGPFGPGGPVGSAGPVQPWPGGAPAPPRPRGGKLAVVALALVVVLVALTGWQAYQIHGLTGRLGELDRSQAEGRGSADTRLDSLEARAEDLERQTFNPETIATAVLPSVFRVRAGPATGTAFAVGKPAAGGGANLFTNFHVVEALWESGGRQVFLERTDQRFPATIVDVDRTNDVAHLRTTGTFAGLVAATEPVRSGQQIVVVGAPLGLEDSVTTGVVSAFREADGRSGPVVQFDAPINPGNSGGPVINGAKEVVGIATAKARDAEGIGLAVPIKTACDAFDIC